ttaaattagctaaattaactATCTTAGACTTTACTTAGCAGAGtgaaaagaaaacttaaaagatgaaaatttcaagggtagaaaaatagaaaatataatttttcttccGGCGATTGTGGTTGAGaggaaaaatggaaaaatttaaTCATCTATTGTTTAGTAGAGTTGAACTATCATATACTCATCCTTTGTTCTGTTCTTATGTTTTTAATTTGGAAGGATTAATTTTTATGCAtgaagataaaaaataatatctaCCATTCTTATCAAgcacattgaattttttttcgctTTTCTGCTCAGCCAATACATCCTTAACCCGGTTTTAATGTATTaggttaattaagttaattttgtcagaaaatttgatattatataaatattaaatatattaactgAAGTCTTCATTGTTGAATTATTGaggaaataagaaagaaaaaaaaaagagaagagaaatttatttatatatttattgtaAAATAACGAATCGAGATTACTACGTAGCAGTAATAGCTATTTTCATGCCACCTTCACAGTGACCTGGAAAACCACATACAAAATAGTTATCTCCCTTTTTAAGCGGAATAAGATCATCTCCCGTCTCGAAAACTGGAGCTTCTTGTGGAATTTTACACGACTCATATGCTTCTTTATCTACTACTGCAACGTCGTGATTCGCTCGATTATACGTAAATTCAAGGACATCACCCGCCTTGAAGGTTTTTCCCTTGGGCCAATTGTTCACACTAAAACCCCAACCAGAAGCATCACCCACCATGAAAGTGGCTGCAAAGCTGCTCTGAAAACATAACATTAGAGTCAACCAAATCATTGCACTGCCTCTTTCTCGGCCCATTTCTTCGATGTTTTCTTTACACTTTGAATTTTAGAGGTACAATTTGTGATCTAAATGGGTTCGCCCTTTCTATAgcctttattttttagaaaaataatcaaTGAATTTGGAAACGTATAAGCATTTTAATTTGCCTCATAAATCTCCTTTTATGCAGTACAATCACCGTTTATTTATTTGGATATTCatattaaatgttattaaatacAACATGGtcaataaaaatagttaaaagagATAAATTCAAACTATCTATTTTTCTAAAAagccaaaaaattattttgatgagaatgttATATGTTGAAAAAAAATGTTGATAAAAATCtcgagaaaattaaaaaaaatatgtttggtACACTCAACACTTTATTAAAATGATGCTTATTATAATGTCTTCCAAATTTGTTAATGTTATATGTCGAAAAAAAATGTTGATTAAAATTTcgagaaagttaaaaaaaatatgtttggtACATTCAACACTTTATTAAAATGATGCTTATTATAATGTcttccaaatttattttttttaacttatatctcaagttgttatttaaaaaaagaaaaattgttgtGATGATCAGACGTGTCTCCATCTTATGCATAACTTCACTATCGACAAAACCATCAAACAATTTCTTAGTTTCCAATAATAGTTTATCTACGATACACCTATCATGTCCCATGAATGTAGATTCGTAAATAATATCACGTCTACCATCTTCCTCTAGATGTTTCCAACTTCACtaaattgtgttaaaattttattgtaagttATTTTAACGACGAACAACTTCATAGATTCCCCAATCCATGAACGTTACAACATATGATTTTCATTAGACACAGCTGGCCTACATAGCAGAGCCTACCTGATATATCTTTTTGTGAGACAGAAATTTGCACATAATCCATACCCTTAGAAATTGTACAAACTGAAAAAACAATACTTGGTCGTTCTTTTCGTCCTCCAAGTCCCTTGGGCTATCCTCCAAATCAAATCCCCTATCATCAAGGCCCAATTTAAGggagaaatcaaaattcaaattagTATAATTCCCATGATTACTAGCTTTATCCTTATCACATTCCCCAAAATTAGGAATTTCCGATTCCCTTCCTACCTGTAGCCAGACACTCTTCACTATTTGTGCTCGTCGGGATGTCCCAATCGACCATACAGAAAACAGAAAAGTGGTAAGCGCTTGAACTGAAATCTCGCATAAACCTCGTTTCTCTTAGGCATAACTATTCGCTTCCTTCGTTTCAGAGGTTGCTAAATATCCACACGTACTCGAATCCTCATATAACCTTAGAAAGCTTCGAGTTGATCCTTTCGCATCATAGTCTAGGAATTTcacaataaaatttccaaaaacttTACCGACGCCTCAAACATCAATCCATTGGGTAAATCATAAATCTGTACCTAAAAACCAACAAAAAATACGTCCATGGACTCCCATAAACTACCCTACCAACGTCCACCTCAtaaaaaaacgaaataaaaacaGCTTATCACTCAAATTTGAAATAGAACCCCCAAAGGGTGCTAGATATTAACCAACGTAGTCCTCATCGCTTGGAACTGAATCGTGCTTGCAATTAGAAAACTCCCAACCAAATGGTATTCATAAACCTTCAGCCTTGGTCTCTAACAGGATTTGCCAAGCCTCCTCCTCTCCTTCATCAATCCTCAGATTTGCGATTTCTTCTTCCATGATTGCAATCTAGACCCCACATTCGACAAACCCACCCCAAGAAGaaaacatgcaaaaaaaaaaaaaaaccaccctAATCAAAAGAGAAAACGTGCCATAAGAACATACCTATACTatcataaatttagtttttaaactttatatataaaaaaagtaacaaTCATGTCCACAACTTTTGAGTTATCAACTATTCTCTCTATATAAACCATCCAAGTGATTTAAGTATACAAATACCATAATTGGTATACATTTTCAGAGTCAATCGATACTAAATTAACCAGTGCTTCAAATCAGTGGAAGTGCCACCAAATGATTAAAATGTATACCATAGTTGTTTTaaccatttgatttttttaaataaagtttgaaaaataaatttatttatatttattattttcaatctATATTAAATGGTAGCGATAGAATTAAAGCATTTATAcacatataatatttttaaataaaaataaaaatatatatattttaaaatttatataatttagaaaaattatcttcaagaatttggatATGTGATTCTCCCATATTtattctaaacttatttttaattgattttttattaattttaatttttttaaacttttgaactttatttgatatttttataaaaaaaatacttctttttacTTTTAACCTTTTCTTTATTGATGTGATAGCTGACGTGATACTAATATATTAATAACTATTGTTGACATGAAACACCACGTCACATGTTAAACACTATAAcagtcaaaaataaaaaatgttggtCAAATAATTTACTTCatatataatttgaaagtttaaaaacttaattgaatatatttttctatgaaaaggacttaattattttttttctcaaagtttAGAGATATATATCCctttagttcttttttttttgcataaacattaattttaaatattatattcaacATACTAACAAAGAATCTCGAAGTAtgctaaaaatatataataacttttaaacatattttaatactTCATTAATTTTTAACTACACTGAaatgaaatgaagaagaaaaaaaacctcCAAAAAAATCCCATCATAAAACTcaagattttttaattaaaaactttgCCTGGGTTTTGAAGaaagcatatatattttatcttgAAATAagtcaatatttaatttttaaatttaacaatttttctcaaacttaattctttaatttttgtgGGATTTATATTAATGCCTGAGAATgataaattttttcaaatttaatttttatgatgatGTGATACTTTAATCCGAAATCTTACcatcatataattttttaaaaaaaatacaaaattttcttATGATGACGTGATATAATATCAAAGTACGATATAATTACAGgagctaaaattaaaaaatattacaaaattttaagaTTAATGTAAGAAAAATTACTGAGCTCTAAGATAAAATAAAAGACTAAGTTatggaataaataaatattgttttatccaACTTTTAGGACTTGGAGTTTGCCGAATGGActtgaattttgttttgttttttttttccttttaaatagCATTAAGAAGGGCAGAGCGCAGAGACGCTTCAAATCCCTCAGTTTCCCTCACAATTCACACTATAAATAAGggttaataaattttcttaattcttgttgGAAGTCACCACTGTGATCTCTTGGCTCTTCAATGGCTTTTTGGGGTCagttcttaattttttatttcatttttactttTGTTGTAAAGTGACATTTATTTTTTTGGCAGGAGTGAAACCTGGGCAACCTTTCACTCATGCACCTCTAAATGCAAGGTTTCATCTATCCCAAGTactattgataaaattttccacTATTCTTGAGTTAATGGCTGATTCCCAATATCTGATAAGAAAATGAACGTAAATATGTGATTGTGAGGCGACATTAGGAATGGGTAATGGAGTAGAGAAAGTCATAGTTCATAATGTGGGGAATAAGATGCCATTCTCTGCAGTTTGTTTCCTGATAAGTCAGAGTGTTGTCAATTGAATTTGGAATTTGAGGAATCTGATAAAGTTGTCTTCTCTACTATCGGCCTTCGAACTGTTCATCTTACTGGTTAATATCTGCCTACTTCCCTTATTCATCATAATGATGAATTGTatctttttttggattttttatgttttgaatttaCTTCATGTTCTTTGTGGCGTAGGAGTTCTTTTCTACTGTTTACGTTAACTATGTTGGTTAGAGAATCATATGGGGAAGATATTGCAGAAACAAAAACAGAAAGATCGGATAAAAGCGAAGAAAGTGAGTATGGCGGTAGTTTTATTGACGATGATGATCCGGAATTCGTCTCATCTTCTCAAGAATTTTCTGGCGAAGGAAGGCGTAAGAAGAAATACCAGATCAGTGAATCTGAAAATGAGGGAAGTTCTCAGCAAATGGATTTCACTAGTGGTGTTGCTGCTACTATGGAAGTATTGGACAGTGAACTTGAAGTTACGTTGCCCATCTCCTCACTATCTGCATCGAAGAGTGGAAAAGCTGATGTGAAGGAAATAGCTAGAAAAAAATAGATAATCATAATGACAATGAGATTGAAGATGATGCTACCATGTTAGAAGGGACTAATGCTGTGAGAGGTGTTGAGCTTGAATGGTATGATTGTTCTATGACTTTAATAGAAAGAGATAAATCTATcaaatgatattgaaatttgatGCAATATCTAAAGTAACTATATTATTGAAGGCGAGCCATGGGTGCCAACTATCATCTGTTTAAGATATGGTAGTTTGCTTCATAGGATTGTGTTTGACTTTTTGTTAGTTCTTACTGGCTTGCAGTAAATCAGGGAATAGGCATGGAGAAAAACAAAAGCATGAGCTTCGTGAAGAGCTCTGGCAAAGGAGGAAAGATTACCAGGAACTGATCATCGCATTGAAAAAGCTTGTCTACTTAGTTGTATGCTTTACAAGCAAATTGCCTTGTAAGTAATGACTACTTGCTGGCTTCCAGAGAAGTGGGTGCTGAAGATGGAGCTAAGTTAAAGAGGAAAAGAAAGGAACATTTTGAATATAAAACACTCGAAGACAATGTTACCAAAGAGGATGAAGTCCAGAATAGTAGTTCAAATTTGAACACTGTGACCGAGGATGTAGCAGTGGAGGATAAGGAAACTCAAAACCAAGATAATCACAAGTAGGTGTTTATCCTTAGACTCACAATACTGTGAATAGCCATACTGCAATTGCAGTTTTCTCATTTctaatttatgatatatatatcttTGATGCCTGAGTTGGCTTTGCTAGCAAATGACAATGTTTTCTTCTTAAAGGAAGagggaaaagaagagaaagtgtAAGGATAAAGAAGGGGATGCTATGAAGATGGAACCGCCTAGCTTACCAGCCAATGAAAAGAAGATAACTGTTGTGGAAATGGATGCCAAGGATGCTAATGATAAGGAAATTTAGCTGTCAAATGGATTTATCATTGAAGAATTAGAAATGGGGAAACCAGATGGGAAAATAGCTTTTCTTGGTAGAAAGGCATGTAGTCTTCATTTTCTTCGTGGTGAACGAATAGGTACTAATGTATTCTTGCAGGGTGCATGACAGCTGAATTTCCGTAGTATTTTTGTGCTAATGTGGTACTtgtgttaatttttattttaattttggtacTTAAAAATAATGAAGTTAATTTTTTcgtatttattttgggtttatagTTGATTTGATtatgattatttgttaatattattaaatttgacattttcataataatttttgtcAAATACAAATTTCATCCATTAAGCAATTTGAATAAATGGAAGATGATTAATTAATGGATATATAGATGATTTAATTGTTGATTAGAGTGGAATAATCTGCCATTTGCGAAtagaattttcttttccttttttaagaaaaatcagTATGGATCGATTTACTATTCAAAATTTGTAGTTTACGTTTCATATTGAAGCTCGAGTCTTGTCggcattaataaataaaaaaatcgtaaaacaatgttattaaaataaatgataatttgaGGCAATTAAATCGACATCACTGTTCAGGCTGAGCAAACGGAAAGATCCAAAGATATTTAGAGAAGAAATAGAGACCGTTAAAATGcgatattgtatttttattaataaataaaaaacaaaaattaattaaataattagtggAATTCAAGAAGATAAAGATTGAGCGGAGGTGGGAAAGATATTTagacataaaaaaaaaaacttaaaaggaATTTATTATAGGACTAATATTATATAGCTATTTACGAGCTACGTGGCGCatcgaatgaaaataaaataaattcctGACATTTATGCGTCTAAAGTACGCGCTGATTCCTCCATCAATCACCGTTTATCATCTATAGATACGATAATCATACAAGCAAACAAGCTTTAAAACGAAGGTTCTAAAGTTATTATGATAGATTCGTGTACAGGTACTTCCTatcttctaaaataaaataaaaaatatattccgCATTTCTCGTTACGATAAATTCACCTGAACCTTCAAAACCAAAACcgctcaattcaattcaatttaactcAGCTCAGCTCAGCTCAGCTCAACTCACTTCACATAACTCTTTTCTACTGCGGTGGCGATGGGGGCGGCGATGTTGTCGGAGATGGCGACGGAGATCGTGGTGCCAGTGTGCGCCGTGATTGGAATAGCTTTCTCGTTGGTGCAGTGGGTGATGGTGTCGCGCGTGAAGCTTACCTCCGAGCGCCATGCGTCGTCGGCGAATAGTAGCAAGAATGGTTACGGTGATTACTTGATTGAGGAAG
This window of the Gossypium hirsutum isolate 1008001.06 chromosome A09, Gossypium_hirsutum_v2.1, whole genome shotgun sequence genome carries:
- the LOC107890050 gene encoding basic blue protein; the encoded protein is MGRERGSAMIWLTLMLCFQSSFAATFMVGDASGWGFSVNNWPKGKTFKAGDVLEFTYNRANHDVAVVDKEAYESCKIPQEAPVFETGDDLIPLKKGDNYFVCGFPGHCEGGMKIAITAT